A stretch of Pangasianodon hypophthalmus isolate fPanHyp1 chromosome 9, fPanHyp1.pri, whole genome shotgun sequence DNA encodes these proteins:
- the LOC113547147 gene encoding zinc finger protein 431 isoform X1, translating to MESAELCRDVKTEIFPTSDGGTSSSVGFVIPVDQQKLIKKEEHEDEGYPCGGTSSPVGCVMTNDQQTGGFQRKPIKEEEPEDDEFLYCEDCRSYFINKCEVHGPALFISDTPVPMGIADRAIQTLPLGLEVGKSDIPNAGLGVFNKGETIPLGAHFGPCEGDLVDREEAMNSGYSWVISRSRQCEKYIDGQREMHSNWMRYVNCARNEEEQNLVAFQYRGGILYRCCQPIKPGQELLMWYKDDYGKHLGLAFDYLWKKKCSSNEKNDALLQVFSCSQCPISYTSQIYLDNHIRRNHHEKHMVLLLRESKNDNVMHTESSSTQQTPIGMLHTSTIHGRMQNEEYHCSDCGKVFAYQSHLHQHQRIHTGEKPYQCSKCGKRFNQKSTLQRHQDIHTGEKPYYCSQCGRSYTRQSTLQSHQRIHTGQKPYQCSMCGKSFRQQSHLRQHQRVHTGEKPYHCSLCGKSFTCQSHLQIHQRIHTGEKRYYCLQCGKNFICQSHLRTHQRIHTGEKPYHCSQCGKKFSVKYTLRQHQHIHAEEKPYSCLECGKSFNKGSALEQHQRIHTGEKPYHCSQCEKSFACQSHLQQHQRIHTGEKPYHCSQCGKSFTCQSHLQQHQRIHTGEKPYHCSQCGKSFTCQSHLQQHQRIHTGEKPYHCSQCGKSFTCQSHLRTHWRIHTGEKPYHCLQCGKSFTDQSSCQQHQRIHTEEKPYQCLHCGKHFTQQRHLKEHQRIHTGEKPFHCSYCGKTFNKTSVLQRHQRIHTGEKPYLCSQCGKGFNQQSHLQRHQRIHTGEKPYQCSQCEKSFSQQSDLQKHQRIHTGEKTFHCSQCGKSFAYKSNLKTHKRIHTGEKPYHCSQCGKRYNYLSTFKKHKCTKIEHSACAT from the exons ATGGAATCAGCAGAG CTTTGTAGGGATGTGAAGACTGAGATTTTCCCTACTTCAGATGGTGGGACATCAAGCTCTGTGGGATTCGTCATCCCTGTGGATCAGCAGAAGCTtataaaaaaggaagaacatGAAGATGAAGGCTATCCCT GTGGTGGTACATCAAGCCCTGTAGGATGTGTCATGACTAATGACCAACAGACTGGAGGATTCCAGAGGAAACCTATAAAAGAGGAAGAACCTGAAGATGACGAGTTCCTCT ACTGTGAGGACTGCAGATCCTACTTCATCAACAAGTGTGAAGTTCATGGTCCAGCCCTTTTCATTTCTGATACCCCTGTTCCCATGGGGATTGCTGACCGAGCCATACAAACCCTTCCCCTCGGTCTAGAGGTTGGAAAGTCTGACATTCCTAATGCAGGCCTTGGGGTGTTCAATAAGGGTGAGACTATTCCACTTGGTGCACACTTTGGGCCATGTGAGGGAGACCTGGTGGACAGAGAGGAAGCCATGAATAGTGGCTATTCTTGGGTG ATATCCAGGAGCAGGCAGTGTGAGAAATACATAGATGGCCAGAGAGAGATGCATTCTAATTGGATGAG GTATGTGAATTGTGCACGTAATGAAGAAGAACAGAATCTTGTGGCCTTCCAGTATCGAGGAGGCATCCTCTATCGTTGCTGTCAACCCATCAAACCAGGACAAGAGCTCTTGATGTGGTACAAAGATGACTACGGCAAACACCTTGGCCTTGCGTTCGACTACCTCTGGAAGAAAAAATGCTCCTCAAATG AAAAGAATGATGCCCTGCTGCAAGTCTTCTCCTGCTCCCAGTGTCCAATTTCCTACACATCTCAAATTTATCTTGACAATCACATAAGGAGAAATCACCATGAAAAACATATGGTGTTGTTATtgagagaaagtaaaaatgatAATGTGATGCACACTGAAAGCTCCAGTACACAGCAAACACCCATTGGTATGCTCCACACTAGCACCATTCATGGACGAATGCAAAATGAAGAATATCACTGCTCAGATTGTGGGAAGGTTTTTGCTTACCAGAGTCATCTCCAccaacaccagcgcattcacacaggtgAGAAGCCATATCAGTGCTCAAAGTGTGGAAAAAGATTTAATCAGAAAAGTACTCTCCAGCGACACCAAGACATACACACGGGAGAGAAACCATATTattgctcacagtgtgggaggAGTTATACACGCCAGAGTACTCTCCAAtcacaccagcgcattcacacaggacaAAAACCATATCAATGCTCAATGTGCGGGAAAAGTTTCAGACAACAGAGTCATCTCCGACAGCACCAGCGCGTTCACACAGGCGAGaaaccgtatcactgctcactatgtggaaagagttttacttGCCAGAGTCATCTCCAAATACATCAGCGCATTCATACAGGAGAGAAGAGGTACTACTGCCTACAGTGTGGGAAAAATTTTATTTGCCAGAGTCATCTCAGAAcgcaccagcgcattcacactggagagaagccatatcattgctcacagtgtgggaagaaaTTTTCTGTGAAATATACCCTCAGACAACACCAGCATATTCATGCAGAAGAGAAGCCATATAGCTGCTtagagtgtgggaagagttttaataaagGGAGTGCTCTTGAACAgcatcagcgcattcacacaggagagaagccatatcactgctcacagtgtgagAAGAGTTTTGCTTGCCAGAGTCATCTCCAacaacaccagcgcattcatacaggagagaagccatatcactgctcacagtgtgggaagagtttcacTTGCCAGAGTCATCTTCAacaacaccagcgcattcacacaggggagaagccatatcactgctcacagtgtgggaagagttttacctGCCAGAGTCATCTCCAacaacaccagcgcattcacacaggggagaagccatatcactgctcacagtgtgggaagagttttacctGCCAGAGTCATCTCAGAACGCACTGGCGCATtcatacaggagagaagccgtatcattGTTTACAGTGTGGTAAAAGTTTTACTGACCAGAGTAGTTGTCAACAACACCAGCGTATTCATACAGaagagaagccgtatcagtgctTACATTGtggaaaacattttacacaacaGCGTCATCTCAAGGAgcatcagcgcattcacacggGAGAGAAGCCATTTCACTGCTCTTATTGTGGAAagacttttaataaaacaagtgTTTTACAAAGACACCAGCGTATTCACACGGGGGAAAAGCCATATctctgctcacagtgtggaaaggGATTTAATCAACAGAGTCATCTTCAAagacaccagcgcattcacacaggagagaagccatacCAGTGTTCACAATGTGAGAAGAGCTTTAGTCAACAGAGCGATCTTCAAAAACATCAGCGCATTCATACAGGAGAGAAAACATTTCATtgttcacagtgtgggaagagttttgctTATAAGAGTaatctcaaaacacacaagcgcattcacacaggagaaaagccttatcactgctcacagtgtggaaagagatATAATTATTTAAGTACATTTAAGAAACACAAGTGCACCAAAATAGAGCATTCAGCTTGTGCTACATGA